A single genomic interval of Acidobacteriota bacterium harbors:
- a CDS encoding phosphocholine cytidylyltransferase family protein, which translates to MRAVILAAGKGSRFRSGVPKVLLELPDGENILSRQVRLLRAAGLSDIVVVVGYRKELIEAHVADVEFVENADYATTNTARSLLLAVEGADDDVLWANGDLVYDEEVILNAVAATGNGVVVNRAVCGHEEVKYRLNGQGNITAIAKDVENSAGEALGINVVKNESLGSLAEALRACGDMDYFERAMEMMIERGAEFKPLDVSAYRCIEIDFEQDWQKALELFAR; encoded by the coding sequence ATGAGAGCGGTTATTCTGGCTGCGGGTAAAGGGTCGAGGTTCAGGTCGGGCGTTCCCAAGGTGCTGCTCGAGCTGCCCGACGGTGAGAACATTCTCTCGCGCCAGGTGCGCCTGCTGCGAGCCGCCGGACTCAGCGATATCGTCGTGGTGGTCGGTTACCGGAAGGAACTGATCGAAGCGCACGTGGCCGACGTCGAGTTTGTGGAGAACGCCGACTATGCGACCACCAACACGGCGCGCAGCCTGCTGCTGGCGGTGGAGGGTGCGGACGACGACGTCCTGTGGGCGAACGGCGATCTTGTTTACGATGAAGAAGTGATCCTGAACGCAGTGGCCGCGACGGGAAACGGCGTCGTGGTGAACCGGGCCGTGTGCGGACATGAAGAGGTGAAGTACAGATTAAACGGTCAGGGTAACATTACCGCTATCGCCAAGGACGTCGAGAATTCCGCCGGCGAGGCGCTCGGGATCAACGTCGTAAAGAACGAATCGCTCGGCAGTCTTGCTGAAGCGTTGCGCGCGTGCGGGGATATGGATTATTTTGAGAGAGCGATGGAGATGATGATAGAGCGCGGAGCCGAGTTCAAACCGCTGGACGTTTCCGCGTATCGGTGTATTGAAATCGACTTTGAGCAGGACTGGCAAAAAGCGCTGGAGTTGTTTGCCCGGTAA
- the rfbA gene encoding glucose-1-phosphate thymidylyltransferase RfbA, whose translation MAGAIKKGIILAGGSGTRLYPVTQVACKQLMPIYDKPMVFYPLSTLMLFGITEILVISTPADIRRFENLLGDGSRLGLRISYAVQPEPAGIAQAFLIGEEFIGRDPVALILGDNIFYGVYDFLRQARDFSEGAMVFGYYVKDPERYGVIGFDEQGRAVSIEEKPVRPKSNYAVTGLYLYDSEVVSIARGLRPSSRGELEITDVNRAYLQRGRLKVVRLGRGIAWLDTGTHESMLEAGNFIATIEKRQGQKIACTEEIAYRMGYIDRTHMMKIINDMADNSYRGYLLGVIKEVDGDGW comes from the coding sequence ATGGCGGGTGCGATAAAGAAGGGAATCATTCTGGCCGGCGGCAGCGGCACGCGGCTGTATCCCGTGACGCAGGTTGCCTGCAAGCAACTGATGCCGATCTACGACAAGCCCATGGTTTTCTATCCGCTCTCCACCCTGATGCTTTTCGGCATAACCGAGATTCTCGTCATTTCGACACCGGCCGACATCAGGCGCTTTGAAAACCTGCTTGGCGACGGCAGCCGCCTCGGCCTGAGGATTTCCTACGCTGTGCAACCGGAGCCGGCGGGGATAGCCCAGGCGTTCCTTATCGGCGAGGAATTCATCGGCCGCGATCCGGTGGCGCTGATCCTCGGTGACAACATATTCTATGGGGTTTACGATTTCCTGCGCCAGGCACGTGACTTCTCGGAAGGTGCGATGGTATTCGGTTACTACGTGAAAGATCCGGAACGTTACGGGGTGATCGGGTTTGACGAGCAGGGTCGGGCTGTTTCGATTGAGGAGAAACCCGTCCGGCCGAAATCGAACTATGCCGTTACGGGCCTGTACCTTTACGACTCCGAGGTAGTGTCAATTGCCAGAGGCCTGCGGCCGTCATCGCGCGGTGAGTTGGAGATCACCGACGTCAACCGGGCCTACCTGCAGCGGGGCAGGTTAAAGGTCGTCAGGCTGGGGCGCGGTATTGCGTGGCTTGACACCGGCACCCACGAGAGCATGCTCGAGGCCGGCAACTTCATCGCGACGATCGAAAAACGGCAGGGGCAGAAGATCGCCTGTACCGAGGAAATCGCCTATCGCATGGGCTACATTGACCGCACGCATATGATGAAAATCATCAACGACATGGCCGACAACAGCTACCGCGGCTACCTGCTGGGGGTGATCAAAGAAGTCGATGGCGACGGCTGGTAA
- a CDS encoding NAD(P)-dependent oxidoreductase: MGSCVIFGGAGFVGTHLTKRFLETGRFSRIHIADIAPTDLDTLPGVTSSRTDVREPIPRDLVPDSPAWIFNLAAVHREPGHEDYEYFETNLAGARNVCAYAEALSCRNIYFTSSISVYGPTSRPTTEDSPIRPVTPYGASKYPAELIHEVWRGSRPGQRLLISRPGVLYGPGDPGNIMRMIRAIKKGYFAFPGSSKIFKSYGYIYGFVDSVEFMMDQSVDLIRYNYVEFPTQSLGGLVRAVKDHCRARAVVFSIPLWVLLPVSKLVQRLFGFRNPIHPVRVKKAATPTHIVPQVLRDMGFAFRYAFAESLKHWQTVAGEDFGLGTDATRPVGRLRFLTRSGRAGAAAEPNKPVEPARLSDPQEKSTPAE, translated from the coding sequence GTGGGTAGCTGCGTGATTTTCGGCGGCGCCGGATTCGTCGGCACACACCTGACAAAGCGTTTCCTTGAGACGGGCAGGTTCTCGCGGATTCACATTGCCGATATAGCGCCCACTGACCTCGACACCCTGCCGGGAGTGACTTCCTCGAGGACTGACGTCCGTGAGCCTATCCCGCGCGATCTGGTACCGGATTCGCCCGCCTGGATATTCAACCTTGCGGCCGTTCACAGGGAGCCCGGGCACGAGGACTACGAATACTTCGAAACCAATCTTGCCGGGGCCAGAAACGTCTGTGCGTACGCCGAGGCGCTGAGCTGCCGAAACATCTACTTCACCAGCAGTATCTCGGTCTACGGGCCGACTTCGCGGCCGACGACCGAGGACTCGCCCATCCGTCCGGTGACACCATACGGTGCCTCCAAGTATCCCGCGGAACTGATCCACGAGGTGTGGAGAGGATCCCGGCCGGGGCAGCGTTTGCTTATTTCGCGCCCGGGCGTCTTGTACGGTCCGGGTGATCCGGGCAACATTATGCGGATGATCCGGGCGATCAAGAAAGGGTATTTTGCCTTTCCCGGCTCCAGTAAGATTTTCAAGTCGTACGGGTACATCTACGGCTTTGTGGACAGCGTTGAATTCATGATGGATCAGTCAGTTGACCTCATACGGTACAACTACGTCGAGTTTCCGACCCAGAGTCTGGGTGGCCTGGTGCGCGCCGTCAAGGATCATTGCCGCGCCCGGGCGGTGGTGTTTTCCATCCCGCTGTGGGTTCTGCTGCCCGTTTCGAAACTCGTTCAGCGCCTGTTCGGGTTCCGTAATCCCATTCACCCCGTGCGAGTGAAGAAAGCTGCCACACCCACGCACATTGTCCCGCAGGTGCTTCGCGACATGGGCTTTGCATTTCGTTATGCGTTTGCCGAATCTCTGAAACACTGGCAGACGGTGGCGGGCGAGGATTTCGGGTTGGGAACGGATGCAACCAGGCCGGTCGGACGACTGCGCTTCCTGACCAGATCGGGTCGGGCCGGGGCGGCGGCCGAACCGAACAAACCGGTCGAGCCGGCGCGGCTGTCCGACCCGCAGGAGAAATCGACGCCGGCCGAATGA
- a CDS encoding glycosyltransferase family 2 protein — protein MQGRASFDTGDNSPRHGADSRAVSEMGKVRPGSVGGTALVLLTCDPGDGLAAWLTSLGSQTIKPDRLLLIDSSSDDGTVGKARAAGFEVVIIAREDFSHGGTRQAAVEMIPDADVIIFLTQDAVLVHPKSLELLIERFADPKVGAAYGRQLPRPGAGPIEAHARLFNYPSRSAVRDAQDIPRLGIKTSFISNSFAAWRRAALLEVKGFPSHTIQNEDTYVASKMILGGWKVAYVAEATVYHSHRHGYREEFRRYFDIGVFHARDPWIRRAFGNAEGEGFRYVRSELKYVGKRRRWAIAPALLRTGLKLAGYKLGNFEAYLPGWAKGYLSKNEQYWRKGARRG, from the coding sequence ATGCAGGGACGCGCTTCATTTGACACCGGCGACAACTCGCCTCGCCACGGCGCCGACTCCCGTGCCGTGTCTGAGATGGGTAAGGTAAGGCCGGGTTCGGTCGGTGGCACGGCCCTGGTTCTTCTCACGTGCGACCCCGGTGACGGCCTGGCTGCCTGGCTGACATCGCTCGGCTCACAGACCATCAAGCCGGACCGGCTCCTGCTGATAGACTCGTCGTCGGATGACGGCACGGTTGGGAAAGCGCGGGCCGCGGGCTTTGAGGTTGTGATCATTGCCCGGGAGGATTTCAGCCACGGAGGGACGCGACAGGCGGCGGTCGAAATGATTCCTGACGCCGACGTGATCATCTTCCTGACCCAGGATGCCGTGCTGGTGCATCCGAAGTCACTGGAGCTGTTAATCGAGCGATTTGCCGATCCGAAGGTCGGCGCCGCGTACGGCCGCCAGTTGCCCCGCCCGGGAGCGGGCCCCATTGAAGCCCATGCGCGCCTGTTCAACTACCCGAGCCGAAGCGCCGTCCGGGATGCACAAGACATTCCTCGGCTGGGGATAAAGACGTCGTTCATATCCAACTCGTTTGCCGCCTGGCGCCGAGCCGCCCTCCTGGAGGTCAAGGGATTCCCTTCGCATACAATCCAGAACGAAGATACGTATGTCGCCTCCAAAATGATCCTGGGCGGTTGGAAAGTAGCCTACGTGGCCGAGGCCACGGTCTACCATTCTCACCGACACGGATACCGGGAAGAGTTCAGGCGGTATTTCGACATCGGTGTATTTCATGCGCGAGATCCCTGGATCCGCAGGGCGTTCGGCAACGCCGAGGGTGAAGGCTTCCGCTATGTCAGGTCGGAGTTGAAATACGTCGGGAAACGCAGGAGATGGGCGATTGCGCCGGCGCTCCTGCGCACCGGCCTGAAGCTGGCAGGCTACAAGCTGGGCAATTTCGAGGCGTACCTTCCCGGGTGGGCTAAGGGGTATCTGAGCAAGAACGAGCAGTACTGGCGGAAAGGGGCTCGGCGTGGGTAG
- a CDS encoding flippase, which yields MGIVAQLKGELKDEKKKRLLENYFSLSLLQGVNYLLPLVTLPYLVRVLGAEKYGLVMFANAFIQYFVILTDFGFNISATREIAVHREDQQKISEIFCSVIILKTCFLVVALGLMSLFVFSFAKFRGDWLLYVLTFGIVLGQTYFPVWFFQGMEKMKFITLLNITARLIFTISIFLLVRSRDDYVLVPLLNSAGLVVAAVLGLWIAVRHFHVSAMIPRLSVLIGYVRQSFQFFLSRVSVSIYTVSNTFVLGLFTSTQTVAYYAAAAQLYKAVQNLFLPLSTALYPFISKERNVRLYRKIFGVALGAVVCISVLAFSFSGPITGFIFGSGFEETSGLLKLFSLLIIIVVASILIGYPFLAALGHARYANFSVVVGSIVHLLLLAAIIPVINAYLVVVVTIVTESIVLAVRVYGVRKQRLWNLA from the coding sequence ATGGGGATAGTCGCGCAGCTCAAAGGGGAACTCAAGGATGAGAAGAAGAAGCGCCTGCTCGAGAACTACTTCTCGCTGTCGTTGCTTCAGGGGGTCAACTATCTTCTCCCGCTTGTAACGCTGCCTTATCTGGTTCGCGTCCTCGGGGCGGAGAAGTACGGGCTGGTCATGTTCGCCAACGCCTTTATACAGTATTTTGTGATTCTCACCGACTTCGGGTTCAATATCTCCGCAACCCGGGAGATTGCCGTCCACCGGGAAGATCAGCAGAAAATCTCGGAGATTTTCTGTAGCGTGATCATCCTGAAAACCTGCTTTCTGGTGGTGGCGCTCGGCCTGATGTCGCTTTTCGTGTTTTCATTCGCCAAGTTTCGGGGTGACTGGCTGCTGTACGTTCTGACGTTCGGGATAGTCCTCGGCCAGACGTATTTTCCGGTCTGGTTCTTCCAGGGTATGGAGAAGATGAAGTTCATCACGCTGCTCAACATCACGGCCCGGTTGATCTTCACGATCTCGATATTCCTCCTGGTCAGGAGCCGTGACGACTACGTTCTGGTGCCGCTGCTGAACTCGGCCGGCCTGGTGGTCGCGGCGGTGCTGGGTCTGTGGATAGCCGTGCGACACTTCCACGTATCGGCCATGATTCCACGGCTGTCGGTTCTTATCGGATACGTGCGGCAGAGTTTCCAGTTTTTCCTCTCGCGGGTGTCCGTGTCCATATACACGGTCTCCAACACGTTCGTCCTGGGGTTGTTTACGAGCACTCAGACGGTGGCGTATTACGCCGCCGCCGCGCAGTTGTACAAGGCGGTGCAGAACCTGTTCCTGCCCCTGAGCACTGCCCTGTATCCGTTTATATCCAAGGAGCGCAATGTGCGCCTGTACCGGAAGATCTTCGGTGTCGCGCTCGGCGCGGTGGTGTGTATCAGCGTCCTGGCGTTTTCGTTCAGCGGACCCATAACCGGGTTCATATTCGGAAGCGGTTTCGAAGAGACGTCGGGACTGCTGAAGCTGTTCTCGCTGCTGATAATTATCGTGGTGGCCTCGATTCTGATCGGGTACCCGTTTCTGGCGGCACTGGGGCATGCGCGGTACGCGAATTTCAGCGTGGTCGTCGGTTCGATCGTGCACCTGCTTCTCCTGGCGGCGATCATCCCAGTGATCAACGCCTACCTGGTGGTGGTGGTCACTATCGTCACGGAATCTATCGTCCTGGCCGTGCGAGTATACGGCGTGAGAAAACAAAGGCTGTGGAATCTGGCATGA
- a CDS encoding glycosyltransferase family 1 protein, whose amino-acid sequence MDDAYTKTECFINARFLTQPTTGVQRVGMELVKALDEILDGDEEVSRRFAFTMLAPKNVRHRTEFKHIPLRCVGTFSGHLWEQLELPWYTRNRMLINLCNVAPLVKRNQAVTIHDAIVFAVPGTCSVAFRTWYRLLIPRLARFSRVLVTDSEFSRRELAGYTHVSADRFEIISLGREHIGAVEADETILEAIPNSDRPFLLAVSSLSPHKNFRSLVRAVELLEDQQFSIVIAGGTNRRVFSRERLAMPASAVSLGYVSDGALRALYEHAAGFVYPSVYEGFGLPPVEAMACGCPVIVSSIPPLREVCGDAALYCDPHDPRDIAARMTELMSDSRLRERLIEKGYERAGRYSWRQAAVRYLNVLSRAMGCPAHGAVSVKG is encoded by the coding sequence ATGGACGACGCATATACGAAGACAGAGTGCTTTATCAACGCCCGCTTTCTGACGCAGCCGACCACGGGCGTGCAGCGGGTGGGTATGGAACTGGTCAAGGCTCTCGATGAGATTCTGGACGGTGACGAGGAAGTTTCGCGGCGGTTCGCCTTTACGATGCTCGCGCCGAAGAACGTCCGCCACCGAACCGAGTTCAAGCACATCCCGCTGCGGTGCGTGGGGACGTTTAGCGGCCATCTCTGGGAGCAACTCGAACTTCCATGGTACACGCGCAACCGAATGCTCATTAACCTGTGTAACGTCGCTCCCCTGGTGAAGCGCAACCAGGCGGTGACGATTCATGACGCCATCGTCTTTGCCGTACCGGGGACCTGTTCAGTAGCGTTCCGGACGTGGTACCGGCTGCTGATCCCGCGACTGGCCAGGTTCAGCCGGGTGCTGGTGACGGACTCGGAGTTCTCCCGGAGGGAGCTGGCCGGGTACACGCACGTTTCAGCAGACAGGTTCGAGATTATCTCGTTGGGCAGGGAGCATATAGGAGCCGTGGAAGCCGACGAAACGATTCTGGAGGCAATCCCGAATTCGGACAGACCGTTCCTTCTTGCCGTCAGCAGCCTGAGCCCGCACAAGAATTTTCGGTCGCTCGTGCGCGCCGTCGAACTGCTGGAAGATCAGCAGTTCAGCATTGTGATCGCCGGTGGCACGAACCGGCGGGTTTTCAGCCGCGAACGTCTTGCCATGCCGGCATCGGCCGTTTCCCTGGGTTACGTGTCGGACGGCGCCCTGCGCGCGCTGTACGAGCACGCCGCCGGGTTTGTGTATCCGTCCGTGTACGAGGGTTTTGGCCTGCCGCCCGTCGAGGCAATGGCCTGCGGCTGTCCGGTAATAGTCTCGTCAATCCCTCCTTTGAGGGAGGTCTGTGGTGATGCCGCACTATACTGCGATCCTCATGATCCGCGGGATATCGCGGCCAGGATGACCGAGTTGATGAGCGACAGCCGGCTGCGCGAGCGGCTTATAGAGAAGGGTTACGAGCGGGCCGGCAGGTACAGTTGGCGGCAGGCAGCCGTGCGGTACCTGAACGTGCTGTCTCGGGCCATGGGATGCCCGGCACACGGAGCCGTGAGCGTAAAGGGATAG
- the rfbD gene encoding dTDP-4-dehydrorhamnose reductase yields MATAGKLLVTGSKGQLGRDLVRLLSPAGEVIGVDLGDVDVCDRGGIISLVESVRPDVVLHAAACTDVDACETNRDLAFAVNQEGTRNVALACRETGAELVYYSTDYVFDGEKGSPYTEDDTPNPLNVYGRSKLAGEEAVRETLDRFAILRVAWMYGRYGKNFVKTMLELGGRQRTTAERGGEPEPLRVVDDQMGNPTWTEEVVRQTREVVRHRLTGIFHATAEGEVSWYQLAVDVFSLLRQPVQVIPSTTAEYPRPAVRPKRSSLENARLKAAGLNVMRHYRIALEEFVGRYGRELWS; encoded by the coding sequence ATGGCGACGGCTGGTAAACTGCTCGTCACGGGCAGCAAGGGGCAACTGGGGCGCGATCTCGTGCGGCTGTTGTCTCCTGCCGGCGAAGTGATCGGAGTTGATCTGGGCGACGTGGATGTTTGTGACAGGGGAGGGATTATCAGCCTGGTCGAGTCCGTACGACCGGACGTTGTCCTTCATGCCGCGGCCTGCACCGACGTGGACGCCTGTGAAACGAACCGCGACCTGGCCTTTGCAGTCAACCAGGAAGGGACGCGTAACGTGGCCCTGGCCTGCCGGGAGACCGGCGCCGAACTGGTCTACTACTCGACGGACTACGTCTTCGACGGCGAGAAGGGCAGCCCGTACACCGAGGACGATACTCCCAATCCGCTCAACGTTTACGGTCGCAGCAAGCTGGCCGGGGAAGAGGCCGTTCGCGAAACCCTTGATCGTTTTGCCATTCTCCGCGTGGCCTGGATGTACGGCCGGTATGGGAAGAACTTCGTCAAGACGATGCTTGAACTCGGCGGGCGGCAGCGGACAACAGCGGAACGCGGCGGCGAGCCAGAGCCACTCAGGGTCGTCGACGATCAGATGGGCAACCCGACGTGGACGGAAGAGGTTGTGCGTCAGACACGGGAGGTAGTCAGGCATCGGCTGACCGGGATTTTCCATGCGACGGCCGAGGGGGAAGTGTCCTGGTATCAACTTGCGGTGGACGTATTTTCGCTGTTGCGGCAACCGGTGCAGGTAATTCCGTCTACTACGGCGGAGTACCCTCGTCCGGCGGTGCGTCCAAAGCGCTCCTCGCTGGAGAACGCTCGCCTGAAGGCTGCCGGGTTGAACGTGATGCGCCACTACCGGATTGCGCTGGAGGAATTCGTCGGCCGCTACGGCCGGGAGCTATGGTCATGA
- a CDS encoding dTDP-4-dehydrorhamnose 3,5-epimerase family protein → MKCDIDGVIIRKLTLHHDGRGWLTELFRRDELDPEVFPAMGYVSMTRPGVARGPHEHTDQADLFCFIGPSTFRLYLWDNRPGSPSFGDRFCIDIGQDNPAAVVVPAGVVHAYKNIGEADGLVYNAPNRLYGGAGGGEPVDEIRHEDDPMTSFKLDD, encoded by the coding sequence ATGAAGTGTGATATCGACGGCGTTATTATTCGAAAGCTGACGTTGCACCACGACGGGCGAGGCTGGCTGACGGAACTTTTCCGCCGCGACGAGCTCGATCCGGAGGTATTTCCCGCCATGGGATACGTGTCCATGACCAGACCGGGGGTGGCCCGGGGTCCGCACGAGCATACCGACCAGGCGGACCTGTTCTGCTTTATCGGGCCCTCGACCTTTCGCCTCTACCTGTGGGATAACCGGCCGGGCTCACCGAGTTTCGGGGACAGGTTCTGTATCGATATCGGACAGGACAATCCTGCCGCCGTTGTCGTGCCTGCGGGGGTGGTCCATGCCTACAAGAATATCGGGGAGGCGGACGGCCTGGTTTACAATGCGCCGAACAGGCTGTATGGCGGCGCCGGCGGAGGCGAGCCGGTCGATGAGATCAGACACGAAGATGATCCGATGACGTCGTTCAAGCTGGACGACTGA
- a CDS encoding CDP-glycerol glycerophosphotransferase family protein: MKDTSAKRRHLRTAVVLALWSPLYLLAKLVPKDKRLCIFGSSLGQHFADNSKYLYLYMSRHLDNVRSVFVSHRRDVVRFLRDNGLTAEYLWSPRGIWTVLRAHRAFVSHSTEDIHPALLGGAEVIQLWHGTPLRKISYDSKWVDASGLKSRLRRYLLKIVYALSPYAYGSVTFNTIVISSETVRPSYRSAFRIRDDRMLLSGQPRNDCLDPEYPLDEKLFPELPYLQRLSTKAELIVSWLPTQRANARFSMVNLLFDYGFDPGAHGRFLAEHGMHLVIKPHFRVAREFGERLSDCANVTVYDYADPYPLLRVTDVLVTDYSSVYFDYLLLDRPIIFAPFDCRDYVKLSASFYYPYNDVTPGPKCRDWPEVMRELGDVAARRAQGEADPFRQGRIAVRDMFNRHRRDFSRRIVEQLFGESPSGE; this comes from the coding sequence GTGAAGGATACCTCGGCAAAACGGCGGCACCTGCGCACCGCGGTAGTCCTTGCGCTCTGGTCACCCCTTTACCTGCTTGCGAAGCTGGTTCCCAAAGACAAGCGTCTGTGCATTTTCGGTTCGTCGCTGGGTCAGCATTTTGCGGACAACTCGAAGTATCTCTACCTGTACATGAGCAGGCATCTTGACAACGTCAGGTCGGTATTCGTATCGCACAGGAGGGATGTAGTGCGGTTCCTTCGTGACAACGGCCTGACAGCCGAATACCTGTGGTCGCCGCGAGGCATATGGACGGTCCTCAGAGCGCACAGAGCCTTCGTGAGCCATTCCACCGAGGACATCCATCCGGCCCTGCTGGGCGGGGCGGAGGTTATCCAGTTGTGGCACGGGACCCCCTTGCGCAAGATCAGCTATGACAGCAAATGGGTCGATGCCTCCGGACTGAAGTCGCGGCTGCGCAGGTACCTGCTGAAAATCGTGTATGCGCTGTCTCCGTATGCCTATGGAAGCGTCACGTTCAACACGATTGTCATATCGTCGGAGACGGTACGGCCGAGCTACCGCAGTGCGTTCAGAATCAGGGATGACCGCATGCTGCTGTCGGGCCAACCGCGCAACGACTGCCTGGATCCGGAGTATCCGCTGGACGAGAAGCTGTTTCCGGAACTGCCGTATCTGCAACGGCTCAGCACGAAGGCCGAGTTGATTGTCTCCTGGCTCCCGACGCAACGCGCAAACGCACGGTTCAGCATGGTCAATCTGCTCTTCGACTACGGGTTCGATCCGGGTGCGCACGGCCGGTTCCTCGCCGAGCACGGAATGCACCTGGTGATAAAACCGCACTTCCGCGTCGCCCGGGAGTTCGGCGAGCGCCTGAGTGATTGTGCCAACGTAACGGTCTACGATTACGCTGATCCGTATCCGTTGTTGAGAGTAACGGACGTACTCGTCACCGATTACTCGAGCGTATACTTCGACTACCTGTTGCTGGACAGGCCGATCATTTTCGCGCCTTTTGACTGCCGTGATTACGTGAAGCTCAGCGCTTCGTTTTATTATCCCTATAACGATGTTACGCCCGGACCCAAATGCCGCGACTGGCCAGAGGTTATGAGGGAACTGGGCGATGTTGCGGCACGAAGGGCGCAGGGAGAGGCGGACCCGTTCCGGCAGGGGCGGATTGCGGTCCGCGACATGTTCAACCGTCACCGGCGTGATTTCTCGCGCCGCATCGTGGAGCAGTTGTTTGGAGAATCACCGTCCGGTGAGTAG
- the rfbB gene encoding dTDP-glucose 4,6-dehydratase, with protein sequence MDLDRYTRRIVVTGGAGFIGSNLLLYLVAKCPDYLFINVDCLTYAANLGNLASIENLPNYRFERIDIRDYPRIQDCFERYRVDSLIHLAAESHVDRSIIGPAPFIDTNIVGTFNLLEAARRRLGQTGSFRFHHVSTDEVFGSLGPEGYFSEQSAYGPNSPYSASKAAADHLVRAYHRTYGLDTVTTNCSNNYGPFQFPEKLIPLMIRNAGAGQPLPVYGDGEHVRDWLYVVDHCEALDLVFHRGETGQTYTIGGQCEIRNIDMVRRICRILDEKLGGGPREDLITLVKDRPGHDRRYAIDPSRVQRELGWTARVGLDEGLRRTVQWYVDNADWLQRCVSGEYRKYYDMMYSDR encoded by the coding sequence TTGGACCTCGACAGGTACACGAGAAGAATAGTCGTCACCGGCGGGGCCGGTTTCATCGGTTCCAACCTCCTGCTGTACTTGGTGGCGAAGTGTCCGGACTACCTGTTTATCAACGTTGACTGCCTGACGTACGCGGCGAACCTGGGCAATCTGGCCTCCATCGAGAATCTCCCCAATTACCGCTTCGAGAGAATCGATATCCGCGACTATCCCCGGATTCAGGACTGCTTTGAGCGGTATCGAGTCGACAGCCTGATCCACCTGGCCGCCGAGTCACACGTTGATCGGTCCATCATCGGGCCGGCGCCGTTTATTGACACGAACATAGTGGGGACGTTCAACCTGCTCGAGGCGGCCCGTCGCCGTCTCGGCCAGACGGGCAGTTTCCGTTTTCACCACGTTTCCACCGATGAGGTTTTCGGCTCACTGGGTCCTGAGGGTTACTTTTCGGAACAGAGCGCGTACGGCCCGAACTCCCCGTATTCGGCGTCGAAAGCGGCCGCCGACCACCTCGTGCGGGCATATCACCGGACGTACGGTCTTGATACGGTCACGACGAATTGTTCGAACAACTACGGGCCTTTCCAGTTTCCGGAGAAACTGATTCCGCTCATGATTCGTAATGCCGGGGCCGGCCAGCCGCTGCCGGTGTACGGCGATGGCGAGCACGTCCGTGACTGGCTGTACGTGGTCGATCATTGCGAGGCGCTTGACCTGGTGTTTCACCGCGGTGAGACGGGTCAGACCTACACGATCGGCGGGCAGTGTGAAATCCGGAACATCGACATGGTTCGCAGGATCTGCCGCATACTTGACGAGAAACTCGGCGGCGGCCCCCGGGAGGATCTCATAACCCTGGTCAAAGACCGTCCGGGCCATGACCGCCGCTATGCGATCGATCCTTCACGGGTGCAGCGCGAACTGGGCTGGACGGCCCGTGTCGGGCTTGACGAGGGCCTGCGCCGGACGGTTCAGTGGTACGTTGATAATGCCGACTGGCTGCAACGGTGTGTCAGCGGCGAATACCGCAAGTACTATGACATGATGTATTCAGATCGCTGA